The window CGAGCGTCGTCGGCGGGCGGCCCGTCGCCACCGCGCGGCTGATGTCGGTCTCGGTCACGACGGTCCACGACCCGACGAGGACCGCGCGCCGACCGGACCGGGCCATGGCCTGCGCCGCCGTCTGCAACGTCACGTCGGACGCGAGCACGATCGGCTCGTCGAACGGCATCGAGTCGAGACGGGTACCGGAGGCCGCCAGGGTGGGCCAGGAGATCTCGGCCATCTTCCACTCCACGACAGATCCGC of the Acidimicrobiia bacterium genome contains:
- a CDS encoding CBS domain-containing protein; its protein translation is MEWKMAEISWPTLAASGTRLDSMPFDEPIVLASDVTLQTAAQAMARSGRRAVLVGSWTVVTETDISRAVATGRPPTTLAAAVARLDPVVVSRDATVLEAVTSMLRASRSECVVVDSSWRVVALVELGRVVAHAFGDTVTTNTEIVLDELVGGRA